The nucleotide window ACTAAGAACAAAGCCAAACCATTCAGTTACCTTACCTACTACTTTTAGGAAGTTATTCCTCTGCTAACAATATAAACATGGGAAAGCAGGTTCCCATTGTACTAACAGACAACAGTAACGATCTATTTTATTAATAAGTCAAAATGTCTCTAATGAAAGGAGATTCAATGAAGTTGACAATAAACTGACAACACCATCGAAAAGCTCCAAAGCTTTATGGTGGGAGGAAAGGATATTTGTACTGTGTAGCACGAGCAACTCTCCAGATTTAGTGCTACATCAAAAGGAAACTATGGAAAAACACGTTAAAAGTATTTCACAGTAAGTATAGTTCTCTGCAACCCTATTTGTTATTAAGTCACTACCAGctcttagaaaagaaaataagtttttttatAGTCCTACAGATTTTTGCCCAACAGAAGTACCACAAGGAGATGTAAAAGTTAGAGTACAAATGTATACATAGCCAAACCTACTTTATGATGACTATACCTTACTTTCGAGTTTAATTATTCAGACTAAACCCCATCTTTATAAATCACTTGAAGTAATACATGAAAAGACTTCATGTTTAACAATCTTTAATTCAGATGTGAATGTTCAATACAAGCCGTTCGTAGGGCTTGGGACTCgttctttaaaaaacaagaatggAGGAATGCAACAAAATGATCTTTCCACttgttcttcagaaactttcaaGGAAAGGATAGATCATAGGGCCGTAAAAGATCCATTTAAGTCATGCCCACTTTCTCCCCCTACCAACAGTCTTACACCCATTCCATAATCTTAATACACATTCCTGAATGAAGATTTACAGTTCAGCTTTGCTTACATAGCCATTTGAAAATACTAGCACCGGCTTGCTTCCTATAATGCCAAACAAATCAAATCATGAAACTATTCAAtatgcatttcttctttttaaaacaaggGGGTACTTAAATGTAGAAAGCAATACTTAGCCTACAAATACATTTCCCAGAAATGGCATATGCCACTCAAAGGCCTAGACACTCTTATGCTTTCCAAGTGGAACACCTAGCCTAATGTGCATAGAAGCATGAATGGCAAAGTTGAAGATCAAAATCTtaactattttttctatttatttgaagcacagtaaaaaaaaaaaattggtacacTTTGGAAATCAGTGGCACAAGGTACACTGCCATAAATTGAGGGACattatacagttaaaaaaaaaaaaaaaaaggaaaaaaaggaaaaaaaattcccctgTTTCAAACACTGCATTACATAATTTTACCTGCCCAAACAGACCATTTACAAATATTAGGTCAATAAACTGCTAACATCCATAAAAAGGTAGCTTTCTTACTAAAATGCAAGAATTTAAAAGATTGCTATCTaaacaagaaaagacaaaaacaaactggAATGAAAGCCTAGATATCACATCTAAAATCGGGGTTTCTTGTTTGGGCCTTCATACTCTTCTCTCCCTCTACCATATCCTGCCGGAGTTCCAGGCCCCATTCCTCTAGGACCCTGTCCACCCACAGGTCCCGCACCTCCCTGCCCAAAGCGCTCAGTACGCTATTGGAACAGTTAAGTAACAGTTCATTATATGTAGTTGATGTCCATGTgtgttaagtaaatattttagaaggtTCCGTAGTCAACGTTCGTCGATACAATCACCAATGAGTCGATCCACAGGTACCGGGAacatagaaaggaaaaaagggtaATTTGAAAATTAGTTTACGATAATACATGCCTTGTGGTATGTTCCCACTTGAGCCATTCTCATACACCTGTTTCAAAGAATAGATCTTCCCTGTAGTgctaaaaaatttaagaattagtGCAGATGTGAAAACCCATTCCAAAATGAGTTTTAAGAAATTTCACATCAGATTAACCCACTGAAAAGCTTACACACTTCTCACTTTCAAGGTCTGAACAGGAAATTTAATTTCCAAGTAAGCCTAACAAGCCCAACCAGACAGATTCAATTCACTCAATGAAGTGACAAAGACCTACTCACCAGTTAGTGGTATGTGCTGCATAAGAAACCTTGTGCTTTTCAAGATCTTAAGACACATCTGCTAAGTTGCAGAAACCTTAAAAGGTTCAAAGTTTTAATAAAATGCTACCagactacaaaaagaaaaagaataaaagactaaTAGATTTAGTCACTTAACCGGCACAGTAACTTGATTTAAAAGTGTGTTGCCATATTCTCACAGGTATACCACCTTCAGAGCCATCACTGTATAACCAGAGACAATTATGTTCACAGTACTGTTCTCTACAATTGCAAATTGACTGTATATACAGCCCACCCTCATAACAGCCCAACTTTCCCCTTAGGTCTGTAAAAAGTCCACTGACAGTTATGATTCCGTGTTTTGGGTGTCTCCCAAACAGCATTAACACCAAGCTTAAGTGACTGCAATAAAGCAGGACTTCATTATTCCACCTAGTTTTAGGTACTTCTAGTCCTAGAAACCTATGTTCCCAAACAGAAAAACCCTACAGATATGCAAAAGCACAGCAGCCTGAACTATCTTTCAAATTCTATTTAAAACAGACCAGTTATTCTGAGTAttgctaggaaaaaaacaaaacaaaacccgaaaaccagaaaaaaaacccCCCAGAAACTAAAACGGCATCAGGGTTTAACTGTTACCATATATGATTTCAACATGCTTCCTACAAAATACTACAGGGTTACTATAAAAATACTAAATCCTAATCcttcaaactatttcaaaatccTAAAATTCTTAGGTTTTCAGCGCGTTGTATTGTATGTTTTATCTCAAAAAGGTAAAGAGGAAATTTGGGGGTTTTACAATTATGTTATTACAGTATCTTAGAACCCAGGAGCTACATGTCACATGGACTACAGAATCTTAACTGTGGGAACATCATGTCAAATTACAGTTACAAATCTGATACATACCTACACCTGCCTATTAAGAAGGATATAAACCAAAATGTTacccacattatttttaaaattcaatttgaaGAAAGCTAACAGCACTACGTTTAACCCAACCAGCTACTTATGATTCTAATTCTCAAAAGCCTTAAGTAGAGTTTAAATAGATGAGGCCCCATTCTAAATCCTTatgttcttatttgtaaaatgaatctAGTGAGCTATATGCTGCAGCTTCCCTCCTTTGCCAAAAGCCTGTAGGTGAACTAATCAGATTCAATTCAGTTGTGACAATGTACTTTTCTCCAAACCCACCTCTACAGCCAATACTCAGTTCTTCTAAGGATTGTAAAGTCCTAATACAGCCACTCAGACCAACTCACTTGGTTGTTCTAAAGTATCCTGACAGACTATCTGTACAGCTAAAATATGACAGCATCAAGAAGGTTCAGATCAAATGCACACAACTAGTATGCTTAAAATTATCATTGACTTTTGCTACCCTGTAGCAAAACAGAGATGTCAGTTTATTTTAGAAGGTACACCTATAGACAGGCCCAACAGGTGGGAAACGACGAGTCCGAAGACTAAACAATTCCTTTTTCATGGGTAGAAGTCACACCAAATATAGGTCAAAGTCCTACACATTGCTAAAACATGCCTAAAGCTACAAACAAGTCTGATTCACACTTTTGGCAAATACCAGCTTAACGAATGACAGCTTGCCATTTGATTACTCTCACGTGGATGTAGAATAATGTTACATTATCTAACATTTAGAATTTGGATTTGCCATGAGCTATAGTGCAAAAGTACACAAGCAATATAATGGAAAGCACCTAAGTCTACTTATTGCCAAAGATAATTCCAACATACTACTAAAAGCATTGACTTTTTGTTGGCAACCTTATCTGTTTAGGTTACCACATTGAGTTCTTCTATGTTGCCAAAGTACTCCTCAATACTACGATTTACATGATAGGGGAACTAAAAGAGGTCCAGTCgcctacttaaaaacaaaaacaaaaacaaaaaaacacacacacataagttgTGAAAACGAGAATTTCCTTTTGAACTATGTCCCACAGGATACATTACCATGTCGCTTCCCATCATGGAACCACTCATTGTTGCCGGTGGAACTCCAGGATTAGCTTCATAACCtatgccaccaccaccacctagaGGTGGAAATTTCTGGCCTCCTGAACCATAGGGATCTAGGAAACAAAAATGCTGGTTACAACTCAACCAGAATACTGCTCTTCAGTGGTAttactaatttaattttcattcttacCTCCCATGTTCATTGCTCCTCCACCGCCCATTCtcatgtctctttctctctgaaagaaaaaaaacccgtTCATACACCTGTACTAAATCCATACCAAGCATTCTTGAATACAAAAGAATttccaaagtttaaaaaaaaaattgtttttcaactTAAGGGAAAACaataaggtaattttaaaaatcagtaatctGAAACCAGGTGAGACTCCATTATCAAAAGACCTATAAAGCAAGCTTCTTCCCAACCAATGAAATCTTTTGGCCCACccaaggaaaagataaaactcaAAGGAAAAGGCATATCAATCATAATACACCACCTgggttaaaaagagaaaaaatggcaGAATAGCTATAATATGAAAGGTTATATTTAACTGAATAAAATTTCATCCTAGATGTCTACAAACTTTGTAGAAAACTCCAATTACACTGCAAAAGAAGTTTACTTACCGGATCCATGTAGCCCATCCGGCTATAACTTTCCTCTCTTTGGCGTCTCATTTGTTCTTCCATCTCACGTTGACGAATCAtcatctcttcttccctcctACGTCGTTCCTCCTCTTGCCTAGAAACATTCATCAAACATAAAAACTAAAGttttatccacattttaaaaattcaatttgaaaaaaacTAGTAGTTTGCTTAAGAGCATTACAAAGTCTAGGTTAGAGCAAATACACACAAAGGCTGGGACAGTGACTAAGAAGAGCCCTAAAGGTATTTCAGCAAAGTAAGTGAGCCTTATAACAAAAATCTTACACTCTATTTCAATTTAAGCATTAAACCAAAGCTGCCACAGTATTTAACACCTCTGTATTTCATCTGACTCACCTGCAAAATTTAGGTACACTTAATGCAGAAGCAAAGACTTAATTTAACAAGATTTTACCTCAACTGCATCTCTTTACGTTTCTGCATTTCTTGATTGTGAAGTTCTTCCATGCGTCTTAATTCTTCCTGGCGTCTCATCAGATCTGAACATTGGAAAATTTTGTCATACATTCACATTAGTGAAATTCTAGTAAGTTCAAAAGGCAAACGACCCTAACGGTAATATTTCAGAGAGTCCTTTACCTTGACGCAAAAGATTTGCCTGATGCTCATGATAGGCATCTTCCATTTCACTTTCCAATTTGTCCTTTGCatctttcatgtttttttcaACTTGTTCCCGCtgctgtttttccatttcatccaggGACTTCCACCTCTGAGAATACTCATACTCAAATGTGCCATGCTGGGCAAAACGAGGAGGGGTTTCTCTCTCCCTGACAATATTTAAATATGAACCAATTTACAGATGCACACAAGAAATGTATCTGATTTCCCCTAAAAACAATGGTCACTTCACTGGCCTGTTACTGCTAAGAAATACTGAAAGGTACAGATCACCTTGATTCTTAATAAGGTATTTTTACAGCAAAAACAATACATGTTCCAGAAAGACATAGTCAACAGTAACATGGGCACTGAAGGTAAATCCTACCTTCCTCACTTTCTATTTCCCTAGCCAAATTctgattcaagaaatattttttcaaccCTTAAAAATGAggataccgggcttccctggtggcacactggttaagaacccgcctgctaacgcaggggaaataggttcaagccctggtccgggaagatcccacatgccgcggagcaactaagcccgtgcacctcaactactgagcctgcgctctagcacccgtgagccacaactactgagcccgtgtgccacaactactgaagcctgtgcacctagagcctctgctccacaacaggagaagccaccacaatgagaagcccacgcaccgcaacaaagagcagcccccactcgccgcaactggagaaaacctgcgtgcagcaacgaagacccaacgcagacaaaaataaattaattaaaaaaaaaaagaggatcctTACAACACATCCTAACAACCATtaagaacaaaacaagaatgcATGTGAAATATACCTACCTCAGAAACAACACTAGGTATTTGAGTAACTGCTTCAAAACCTCTAGCTTTCTGAGGCTGAGGTTTTCATTATGCCCATCCATTTCAAAGAACTTTGCATATTTTaagcaaaattgaaaaattaCTCTAGCAAGTTCTCGTTTACACTTAAATTAAGAACTGCCCAAAAGTTCAACAGATCTTACTTTTGATACATTGGATTCTTCTGTGCAAGTTTTTCAGGAAGACCATCTTCATCATCTAACTGTTCAAGGGGTTCCACAATGACTGGACGAGGAGTTCTAACAACAAAAATGGTTCCATCTTAATTTTGTTCCAGTTTCACTGCATTTTCTTCATAcaagttaataaataaaagttattcgAATAAACATAAAAACTTACGTTGTTAGTAAGAAAACACCTTCACTGCATCTTTCAAATGCTTTTCTTGCTGCTGGTTTAGAAGCAAATTCAACAATGCCTTTCCCTGTAGATCTTCCACGATCATCCACAATTACAACAGCCCTTTCAATAGGACCAAACTGACTAAAGGCTTCTTCCAACAGTTCATTGGAAACATAAGGTGAAAGATTTCGAACAGAAAGGGCAGCAGCATGTGTGGCAAATCGAACCCGAAGCTGTCTACCTCTCATGGGTGTATCATCAAGTTCAGCTTTAGCAATTTCAGCTAATGCTCTAGATTCCTGAAAGCATCAAGACATACAGTCACGTTAATGACCTCAAAACTGGCTACTGCCCACCCTAAAATTGCCATAAGCCTAACTCCCGATCCTATTCTTCTGACAGCTCTCAGCTCAACTATCTCCAGACAGCCCACCCTGACACCATTCAGGGGAGGGAGGTAAATACCTTACCCACCCACTCCCTTCCTTTCTTAGATACCAACAATTATGCACTGTACAACAGCTGCAACTTTTGTGTGAgtgatgaaaaatttaaaaactaatttattcTTGCTGGTTTAAAAAACACTATGTTTGTTGTAGGAAAAAAAGACCCTTTtaattccaccaaaaaaaaaacacaaacaaaaacaaaaaaactcacaagCTTAATAAATCCAAATCCTTTGCCTTTGTTGATAAAAACTTCTCCTGGTTCTCCATATTTAGCAAATAATCTTTTGAATTCATCCTCCGTGATATCAGCAGGTAAATTACCAACAAACAACCGACAACGCTGCGTGTAAGTTTTCTCTCCAGGCCTCCTCAAGAGAGACAAGTTGGCTTTAAACCCCtagtgaaaaaggaaaggaattttcAGATACCAGTTACCTCTGCAAATAGGAAGACCCAATAATAATTTTCGTTTTTCCCAAACTGGGTATGTTACAGTCAAGTTGCTCTCCTGTTCCATTTAAAGTCAAAGATGCTACTACATTTACGGGATTTCCAATGTAATTAGTCCGAACATCAAAGACCGTAAACCATCCAGAACAGTCTCGAAAACAGCCACAAACCTCTCTATAGAGTAGACTCTATATCAGGAACCTCGTCAGCGGTTTATGCTAAATGTCAAAATCAAAATCATAGTGGGCAAAAGTTAAAATGGTGGTGGGATATTAAACAAAGAAAACGACCAAAATTCCGTTGTCGACAAGCCCTGGGCCTGCGCGTGTAAGACCAGGACTACCTCGATCTCTCCAATCCTCCACCCTATTCTGGCTCCCAGGATCCACTAGCTTTAACAAGGCCCACCATAGCTTCTCAGCGCCTCCTTCCGTCAGTTCTCCGCCAGCCGGGAGGCCtaacccggggtgggggggggacagCTGGCAGACCCGAGCCGTCCGCCCCTCACTGCAGCAgccggccccgcccccccacccccgggcgcAGGCGCCCTTTCCGGTCTCCAACAAAATGGAGGGCGGAAGGGGGGGGCCGCCGCCATCTTAGGGAAACCGACCCGTAGCGCAGGGAGACACTCACCTCGGAGTCAGAGATCTTCTCCTCACTGCGGCCCCCGGGCCCGCCGGGTGGCGGCCCTTGGTGGTGCTGCTGGTGGTAGGGCGGGTGGTGTTGCCGGCCCCCGCGGGGC belongs to Pseudorca crassidens isolate mPseCra1 chromosome 2, mPseCra1.hap1, whole genome shotgun sequence and includes:
- the SFPQ gene encoding splicing factor, proline- and glutamine-rich isoform X1; this encodes MSRDRFRSRGGGGGGFHRRGGGGGRGGLHDFRSPPPGMGLNQNRGPLGPGPGQGGPKPPIPPPPPHQQQQQPPPQQPPPQQPPPLQPPPHQPPHPQPPHQPPPPPQDSSKPAVPQGPGPAPGVGSAPPASGSAPPATPPTSGAPTGPGPTPTPPPAVTSAPPGVPPPAPPSSGVPTTPPQAGGPPPPPAGVPGPGPKQGPGAGGPKGGKMPGGPKPGGGPGLSTPGGHPKPPHRGGGEPRGGRQHHPPYHQQHHQGPPPGGPGGRSEEKISDSEGFKANLSLLRRPGEKTYTQRCRLFVGNLPADITEDEFKRLFAKYGEPGEVFINKGKGFGFIKLESRALAEIAKAELDDTPMRGRQLRVRFATHAAALSVRNLSPYVSNELLEEAFSQFGPIERAVVIVDDRGRSTGKGIVEFASKPAARKAFERCSEGVFLLTTTPRPVIVEPLEQLDDEDGLPEKLAQKNPMYQKERETPPRFAQHGTFEYEYSQRWKSLDEMEKQQREQVEKNMKDAKDKLESEMEDAYHEHQANLLRQDLMRRQEELRRMEELHNQEMQKRKEMQLRQEEERRRREEEMMIRQREMEEQMRRQREESYSRMGYMDPRERDMRMGGGGAMNMGDPYGSGGQKFPPLGGGGGIGYEANPGVPPATMSGSMMGSDMRTERFGQGGAGPVGGQGPRGMGPGTPAGYGRGREEYEGPNKKPRF
- the SFPQ gene encoding splicing factor, proline- and glutamine-rich isoform X2 translates to MSRDRFRSRGGGGGGFHRRGGGGGRGGLHDFRSPPPGMGLNQNRGPLGPGPGQGGPKPPIPPPPPHQQQQQPPPQQPPPQQPPPLQPPPHQPPHPQPPHQPPPPPQDSSKPAVPQGPGPAPGVGSAPPASGSAPPATPPTSGAPTGPGPTPTPPPAVTSAPPGVPPPAPPSSGVPTTPPQAGGPPPPPAGVPGPGPKQGPGAGGPKGGKMPGGPKPGGGPGLSTPGGHPKPPHRGGGEPRGGRQHHPPYHQQHHQGPPPGGPGGRSEEKISDSEGFKANLSLLRRPGEKTYTQRCRLFVGNLPADITEDEFKRLFAKYGEPGEVFINKGKGFGFIKLESRALAEIAKAELDDTPMRGRQLRVRFATHAAALSVRNLSPYVSNELLEEAFSQFGPIERAVVIVDDRGRSTGKGIVEFASKPAARKAFERCSEGVFLLTTTPRPVIVEPLEQLDDEDGLPEKLAQKNPMYQKERETPPRFAQHGTFEYEYSQRWKSLDEMEKQQREQVEKNMKDAKDKLESEMEDAYHEHQANLLRQDLMRRQEELRRMEELHNQEMQKRKEMQLRQEEERRRREEEMMIRQREMEEQMRRQREESYSRMGYMDPRERDMRMGGGGAMNMGDPYGSGGQKFPPLGGGGGIGYEANPGVPPATMSGSMMGSDMVRMIDVG